One stretch of Chitinophaga pendula DNA includes these proteins:
- a CDS encoding RagB/SusD family nutrient uptake outer membrane protein, translating into MKNIFSLITIVMIAYALSSCKDQLNALPSQEKVDGNVVVDQKSAEVALNGVYYQFAEAGTYRSVPSTKTADGHEVTQAHLAGLVEDPNGNKNYFKNNLITPNSFVATSIWAPAYNLVNTANSVITAVTDLPTSKITESRRKSIIAEAKFMRAYGHARLLWYYAEYKDPDSKYGVFLHTKPINTDNMAGARGRVKDAYDFILADIDEAIQNAPTSFANITVTSWTAKALKARVLINRGAAGDYNNVITLTDDIIKNSPYTLETNLKDIFLSKGLSSNEVMLGTVPYAGQVNKRDNYLYFGTPPIVATSTLKTLLENDPRVSWLLKNNQNYIGIAKYLGSQVEVGYMFRLTEVYLMQAEAITRNNGNLSTAKTLLKTVMQKAGISDFSIVENANTADNLMMEIYKETCKNLLCEDGQEWQALLRFPLSTIQTLRPSIKSKNQFILPIPSGEFLLNPSIGEQNPGYTK; encoded by the coding sequence ATGAAAAACATATTTAGCCTTATCACAATAGTTATGATAGCATACGCGCTTTCTTCATGTAAGGATCAATTAAACGCGTTACCGAGCCAGGAGAAAGTTGATGGTAACGTTGTTGTTGATCAAAAAAGTGCAGAAGTGGCTTTGAATGGGGTATATTACCAGTTCGCCGAAGCGGGCACTTACCGCAGTGTGCCAAGTACTAAGACGGCTGATGGTCACGAAGTCACACAAGCACATTTAGCCGGTTTAGTTGAAGATCCCAATGGTAACAAAAACTATTTTAAAAATAATCTCATTACGCCTAACAGCTTTGTTGCTACTAGTATCTGGGCGCCTGCTTACAATTTAGTGAACACTGCTAATAGTGTAATAACCGCCGTAACTGACTTACCTACAAGTAAAATCACCGAATCTCGCAGAAAATCAATCATTGCAGAAGCCAAATTTATGCGTGCTTACGGTCATGCCAGGTTACTATGGTACTATGCCGAATATAAAGACCCTGATAGTAAATATGGCGTATTCTTACACACGAAGCCTATAAATACAGATAATATGGCAGGAGCCAGGGGCAGAGTAAAAGATGCTTACGATTTTATATTAGCAGACATTGACGAGGCTATTCAAAACGCTCCTACTTCATTTGCTAATATTACCGTTACAAGTTGGACTGCAAAAGCACTGAAAGCACGCGTGCTAATCAACAGAGGCGCTGCTGGCGATTATAACAATGTTATCACTTTAACTGACGATATTATCAAAAATTCGCCTTACACACTCGAAACAAATCTCAAAGACATTTTTTTATCTAAAGGATTAAGTAGTAATGAAGTGATGCTGGGAACTGTCCCCTATGCCGGGCAAGTTAATAAGCGGGATAATTACTTATATTTTGGTACTCCTCCTATTGTTGCTACTTCAACATTAAAAACACTGTTAGAAAACGATCCGCGTGTAAGTTGGCTACTCAAAAACAACCAAAACTACATCGGTATTGCAAAGTATCTAGGTTCGCAAGTGGAAGTAGGCTATATGTTTCGTTTAACAGAAGTATACCTGATGCAAGCAGAAGCTATTACTAGAAACAATGGAAACCTGTCAACAGCAAAAACGTTACTGAAAACCGTAATGCAAAAAGCAGGAATCAGTGATTTTAGCATCGTAGAAAATGCTAATACTGCAGATAATTTAATGATGGAAATTTATAAAGAAACATGTAAAAACTTATTGTGTGAAGACGGACAAGAATGGCAGGCATTACTGCGGTTCCCGTTATCCACTATTCAAACTTTACGACCATCAATTAAAAGTAAAAATCAATTTATTCTTCCAATTCCTAGTGGAGAATTTTTACTAAACCCATCAATTGGCGAACAAAATCCAGGTTACACAAAATAA
- a CDS encoding SusC/RagA family TonB-linked outer membrane protein — translation MKLTTAFILIACLKLSATGIAQNVTISFRNSSLENAIREVRRQTGYNILYTSELMKTSKPISLDVKDLPINQFLDKCLIDQPITYHYIEDKIIVLKPLVSSSVNNTEIAEPEVKGSVVDENLQPLAGVSVKNVTNGVIAVTDAKGQFSIKGSAGNMLEFTFVGFRKQRYRIAKTNTKDDATQTHSQILIQLSIEPTELSGSVVIGYGTAKRKDLTGSVASVSAAEIKNVPFTSVDQALSGKAAGVQIVQADGSPGGVAKIRIRGGASLMGTNDPLYIIDGVPMLNQNNYQKNAVEIVNPVETYSGDNMNSSVSGAFARGLNSLAGLNINDIETIDILKDASATAIYGSKAANGVVIITTKRGKFNQKPVLEGNYYTGLSTPLKEKVLNAQQYISIVKEAVQTLITERARLGEPPSNNLQSIINNPDFFGKANTDWLGLVLRNGFTQNADISVRGGGNGSRYFTSLAYTKQEGVLIATDFSRVSGKLNLDNEITKRLRLQTNMDFGFTTNNLTNGVYGQAMFAPPTESPYDQFGAYSTLGRLSTAYQGFQNPLALASGINRTKSTILLGSIALDYDIHKDLRFRSVVSINYNNYNQLNYVPSYVDIGGVLGRESSGGGTGSEATSTSINSFFENTLSYNKSFNDNHRINAVLGTSWEKFTKKEFSAIGKGYPDDDFLNNLNSAAIPVAVKGSDPSSQYALLSFYLRANYTLKDKIIFTFTGRSDASSKFAKRNQVGYFPSGAIAYRISEENFLKNLKWLDELKFRVSAGKTGLQTSRENLWRTLFAPVSYNNKNAFIPSQLGNESLKWESSLQKDIGLDFSMFAGRLRGTLGLYEKTTDGLLLPVSTPYSSSFSSVILNIAKVRNRGFEIDVRGDIIRRKKFQWNVAVNLSSNVSKVLNINGGPFSDPQNRNARLNTSIIKEGEPYGLLYGTIATGIIKTKEQLEAYKKDSPDWQAYNPYLNIGDMSYKFIRDRREEDVIGNANPKFYGGITNTFGYGNLNLITLLTYSVGNKLIYQNDVSAMSIDNLANRSIRILDRYNADNTNSTRPRLIFPIPNPLSQENVYDASYLKLRSVTLAYNVPQKLLERIRFKSASVYFTGTNLFTLTKYPGLDPEVSDNPGSIVGGGRDISAFPSVRMYVAGLRFGL, via the coding sequence ATGAAATTAACAACCGCATTTATTTTAATCGCTTGCTTAAAGCTAAGCGCCACGGGAATCGCACAAAATGTGACCATCTCCTTCCGCAACAGTTCACTTGAAAATGCAATCCGGGAAGTACGAAGGCAAACCGGCTATAACATCTTGTATACTAGCGAATTAATGAAAACAAGCAAACCAATTTCTCTCGATGTAAAAGATTTGCCGATCAACCAATTCCTGGACAAATGTTTGATTGATCAACCTATTACTTATCACTACATTGAAGATAAAATCATCGTTCTAAAACCACTTGTCAGCTCTTCTGTCAACAACACCGAGATAGCAGAACCAGAGGTAAAAGGTAGTGTCGTAGATGAAAATCTCCAACCATTAGCCGGCGTATCTGTAAAAAACGTAACAAATGGTGTAATAGCTGTAACAGATGCGAAAGGTCAATTTTCCATTAAAGGCAGCGCGGGAAACATGCTTGAATTTACCTTCGTTGGCTTTAGGAAACAACGCTACCGTATCGCTAAAACCAACACTAAAGATGACGCCACACAGACCCATTCACAAATATTGATTCAATTATCTATCGAGCCCACCGAATTATCGGGATCGGTAGTAATTGGATATGGCACAGCGAAAAGAAAAGATTTAACGGGTTCTGTTGCTTCTGTGAGCGCTGCCGAAATAAAAAACGTACCATTTACAAGTGTAGACCAAGCCTTGTCAGGAAAAGCAGCAGGTGTACAAATAGTGCAAGCCGATGGTTCACCAGGTGGTGTAGCCAAGATCAGAATCCGTGGCGGGGCTTCTTTAATGGGCACTAACGACCCGTTATACATTATAGACGGTGTACCAATGCTGAATCAAAATAACTATCAAAAAAATGCAGTAGAAATTGTAAATCCAGTCGAAACCTATAGTGGAGATAACATGAATAGTAGCGTTTCGGGGGCATTCGCTCGTGGTTTAAATAGCTTAGCAGGATTAAATATAAATGATATCGAAACGATCGATATTCTGAAAGATGCTTCTGCGACTGCTATTTATGGTTCTAAAGCTGCAAATGGGGTGGTTATTATCACAACCAAAAGAGGCAAATTTAATCAAAAACCGGTGCTGGAAGGTAATTACTACACTGGTTTGTCAACACCACTAAAGGAAAAAGTACTCAATGCACAACAGTACATCAGCATTGTAAAAGAGGCTGTGCAAACATTAATAACAGAACGTGCGCGCTTGGGCGAGCCACCTAGTAATAATCTACAGTCTATAATCAATAATCCCGATTTCTTTGGCAAAGCCAATACCGATTGGTTAGGCCTGGTACTGCGCAACGGGTTCACCCAAAACGCAGATATCAGTGTACGCGGAGGTGGTAATGGGTCTCGTTATTTTACCTCATTAGCATACACCAAGCAAGAAGGAGTGCTAATTGCCACCGATTTTAGCCGTGTTTCAGGTAAGCTTAACCTTGATAATGAAATCACGAAGCGATTACGTTTGCAAACTAACATGGACTTTGGCTTCACTACTAATAATTTAACCAATGGAGTATATGGTCAAGCCATGTTTGCACCGCCTACAGAAAGCCCATATGATCAATTTGGCGCCTATTCTACTTTAGGCCGTTTAAGCACCGCTTACCAAGGCTTCCAGAATCCTTTAGCATTGGCATCAGGTATTAACAGAACAAAAAGTACGATCTTGCTGGGCTCTATAGCATTAGACTATGACATTCATAAAGACTTACGTTTCCGTTCAGTTGTATCAATCAACTATAACAATTATAACCAGCTGAACTATGTACCTAGTTATGTAGACATTGGAGGCGTCTTAGGTCGTGAAAGTTCAGGGGGCGGAACGGGATCTGAAGCAACAAGTACATCTATTAATTCTTTCTTTGAAAATACTTTATCGTATAATAAATCCTTCAATGACAATCATCGCATCAATGCAGTATTAGGTACCTCTTGGGAGAAATTTACAAAGAAAGAATTTTCAGCTATTGGTAAAGGTTACCCTGATGACGACTTCTTAAACAACCTGAATTCTGCTGCAATTCCTGTCGCTGTTAAGGGTAGTGATCCTTCGAGCCAATATGCATTGCTTTCCTTTTACTTACGCGCGAATTATACGTTAAAAGATAAAATTATTTTTACATTCACCGGTCGTTCCGATGCTTCTTCTAAGTTTGCAAAGCGCAACCAGGTAGGTTATTTTCCTTCAGGAGCAATTGCCTACCGTATTTCTGAAGAAAACTTCTTAAAGAACTTGAAATGGCTCGATGAATTAAAGTTTCGTGTTAGTGCCGGTAAAACAGGTTTGCAAACTTCTCGTGAAAACTTATGGCGCACTTTATTTGCACCGGTAAGTTATAATAACAAAAATGCCTTCATTCCATCGCAATTAGGGAATGAATCCCTCAAGTGGGAATCATCTTTACAAAAAGACATAGGGCTTGATTTTTCTATGTTCGCTGGCAGGCTACGTGGTACTTTGGGATTGTATGAGAAAACGACTGATGGCTTATTGTTGCCTGTTTCAACGCCATACAGTTCATCTTTCAGCAGCGTGATTTTAAATATTGCGAAAGTGCGTAATAGAGGTTTTGAAATTGACGTGCGGGGTGATATTATTCGACGAAAAAAGTTTCAATGGAATGTTGCCGTAAATCTGTCTAGCAATGTATCTAAAGTTCTAAACATTAATGGCGGCCCCTTTAGTGATCCACAGAACAGAAATGCAAGGCTAAACACCAGTATAATTAAAGAGGGTGAACCATATGGACTTTTATATGGTACGATTGCAACAGGTATTATCAAAACCAAAGAGCAATTAGAAGCATATAAAAAAGACTCTCCAGATTGGCAAGCTTATAACCCTTATTTAAATATAGGCGATATGAGTTACAAATTTATTCGAGACAGAAGGGAGGAAGATGTGATTGGCAATGCTAACCCTAAGTTCTATGGCGGTATCACCAATACATTTGGTTACGGCAACCTCAACTTAATTACCCTATTAACCTACTCTGTTGGCAATAAATTGATCTATCAAAATGACGTAAGCGCCATGTCGATCGATAATTTGGCCAATAGGAGTATACGAATTTTGGACCGGTATAATGCCGACAATACCAATAGTACCCGGCCTAGACTTATTTTCCCTATACCGAATCCTTTATCACAGGAGAATGTATATGATGCCTCTTATTTGAAATTAAGATCAGTAACGCTTGCATACAATGTGCCACAGAAACTATTGGAACGCATACGGTTCAAATCTGCTTCTGTATATTTTACTGGCACCAATTTATTCACGCTCACTAAATATCCAGGGTTAGATCCCGAAGTAAGTGATAACCCCGGTAGTATAGTTGGTGGCGGTAGAGATATCAGTGCATTTCCAAGTGTTCGCATGTATGTGGCTGGTTTACGTTTTGGTTTATAA
- a CDS encoding FecR family protein, which translates to MEPQQIHLFIIAYLRDEINAEDLARLNEWRQANPQHELTFTRLTEKKWLTANIIELQQHFPTDKAWEKISAQMSFAKPTPPRIFAMRKWLPAAAALILLLAAGWWLLQDHSPVNLPIAQQQRFKNDVPPGKTGAVLTLSDGSQVSLDDVNNGKLTDQGDAAVTKENGALAYNKSGTAGQIIYNTLHTPRGRKFKLQLSDGTMVWLNASSSITYPVNFPDSARNITLTGEAYFEVAKSSAPFKVKIPQVEIQVLGTHFNVMAYEDEALWRTTLIEGAVHVKGPKTAVLLTVGEQAGYDPVTQNWKITKPDLEAVLGWKNDIFYFENANIAAVMKQLVRWYDIEVVYETPVDIHFSGTLPRNVNISTILKTLESTKSVKFSIEGKKVFVSKPI; encoded by the coding sequence ATGGAGCCACAACAAATACACTTGTTTATTATAGCATATTTACGCGACGAGATCAACGCGGAAGATCTGGCACGGCTCAACGAATGGCGCCAGGCCAACCCGCAGCATGAACTTACTTTTACACGGCTTACGGAAAAGAAATGGCTAACGGCTAACATCATTGAGTTGCAGCAACACTTTCCTACTGATAAAGCGTGGGAAAAAATAAGTGCACAAATGTCATTTGCCAAACCTACACCGCCTCGCATATTTGCCATGCGAAAATGGTTACCAGCGGCCGCTGCGTTAATATTACTACTTGCAGCCGGTTGGTGGTTGCTGCAAGATCATTCACCTGTCAATTTACCTATAGCGCAACAACAGCGTTTTAAGAACGACGTACCTCCAGGCAAGACGGGTGCCGTGCTTACATTATCCGATGGTTCCCAGGTTTCATTGGACGACGTTAACAATGGGAAGTTAACGGATCAGGGAGATGCCGCCGTAACCAAGGAAAATGGCGCATTGGCTTACAATAAAAGCGGGACAGCGGGGCAGATCATTTACAACACACTCCATACACCTCGCGGCCGAAAATTTAAGTTGCAATTATCAGACGGTACCATGGTATGGTTAAACGCTTCATCATCAATCACTTACCCGGTCAACTTTCCCGACTCGGCGCGTAACATCACATTAACAGGAGAAGCCTATTTTGAGGTGGCCAAATCTTCGGCTCCGTTTAAAGTAAAAATTCCACAGGTAGAAATCCAAGTATTAGGTACACATTTCAATGTGATGGCATACGAAGACGAAGCATTATGGCGTACAACATTGATAGAAGGGGCTGTACATGTTAAAGGCCCTAAAACAGCCGTGCTGCTTACAGTGGGCGAACAGGCGGGATATGATCCCGTTACACAAAACTGGAAAATTACAAAGCCCGACTTAGAGGCTGTATTGGGCTGGAAGAACGATATCTTCTATTTCGAGAATGCAAATATTGCGGCGGTGATGAAACAACTCGTACGATGGTATGATATAGAAGTTGTATATGAAACACCGGTAGATATTCACTTTTCGGGTACACTCCCCCGCAATGTAAACATCAGTACTATTTTAAAAACTTTAGAATCAACTAAGAGTGTAAAATTCAGCATCGAAGGGAAAAAAGTATTTGTATCAAAACCAATCTAG
- a CDS encoding RNA polymerase sigma factor: MIDILGELFYLSTRLSMPLHQPNIDLLKGVIENNEQAIHHLFRLYYSSLGYYAQSLVQQQQEAEDIAIDAFLKFLQRKEQFQTLAAVKSFLFTTVKNACIDYLRKEKRHQQAHAEIVHIEQAPAAEDTLEITAMVLQSVYEEIENLPTQCKLVFKALFYEGKKTNVVAEELGLSPQTVLNQKAKAIKHLQWFLQQKGYMDTLLWGTISLQAYLLHQFHPPLQ, translated from the coding sequence GTGATCGATATATTAGGGGAATTGTTTTATCTTTCCACCAGATTGAGCATGCCGTTACACCAACCAAATATTGATTTACTGAAAGGAGTCATTGAGAATAACGAACAGGCCATACACCACTTGTTTCGCTTATATTATAGCTCATTGGGGTATTATGCGCAAAGTTTGGTGCAGCAACAACAAGAAGCAGAAGATATAGCCATCGATGCTTTCTTAAAATTCTTACAACGCAAAGAACAGTTCCAAACATTAGCAGCTGTAAAATCATTTTTATTTACCACAGTAAAAAATGCTTGCATTGATTATTTGCGGAAGGAGAAACGCCACCAACAGGCGCACGCAGAAATCGTGCATATAGAACAAGCACCCGCAGCAGAAGATACCTTAGAGATTACGGCCATGGTATTACAATCGGTGTACGAGGAAATCGAGAACCTACCTACACAATGTAAGTTAGTATTTAAGGCTTTGTTTTACGAGGGTAAGAAAACCAATGTTGTGGCCGAAGAACTGGGCCTTTCGCCACAAACCGTACTTAACCAAAAAGCAAAAGCTATCAAGCACCTGCAATGGTTCTTGCAACAAAAAGGATATATGGACACACTCCTTTGGGGTACCATCTCTTTACAGGCCTATTTGTTACACCAGTTTCATCCCCCGCTACAATAA
- the bioA gene encoding adenosylmethionine--8-amino-7-oxononanoate transaminase: MLWYPYMQMRHVDRVPKMTAGNGVVMHLEDGRSLIDGISSWWAVIHGYNHPKLNAALMAQAGKFSHVMLGGMTHAPALDLAEALVRITPAGLNHVFFSDSGSVGVEVALKMAIQYWSNVGVAGKHKIISLKNGYHGDTFKAMEVSDDSDFSRAFSGVLHRGYTLDIPAGGFDATAAQIQPAVDALATLLKENGPHIAAFIVEPIVQCAGGFNIYSPLYLKAARALCSQYDVLLIFDEVATGFGRTGTLFAAEHAGITPDLMILGKALTAGYLGHAATLATSEVYNSFLGDSYEQALMHGPTFMGNALACSIALESINIIETENYLEKVKNINGFITEVFSTMVSPAIVEKRIIGAIGAIEFTDAALLNGFKSYAMEKGVWLRPIGNILYVMPPYIISEVELREVMQVIYDWVAQISD; the protein is encoded by the coding sequence ATGTTGTGGTATCCTTATATGCAAATGCGGCACGTTGATCGTGTACCTAAGATGACGGCTGGTAATGGCGTAGTGATGCACCTGGAGGACGGCCGGTCATTGATAGACGGTATTTCGTCGTGGTGGGCTGTTATACACGGTTATAATCATCCGAAGTTGAATGCGGCGCTGATGGCGCAGGCAGGTAAGTTTTCCCATGTGATGTTGGGCGGGATGACACATGCGCCAGCGTTAGACCTCGCGGAAGCCCTGGTCAGGATAACACCAGCCGGGCTTAATCATGTGTTTTTCTCTGACAGCGGGTCAGTAGGGGTGGAAGTGGCATTAAAAATGGCCATTCAGTATTGGAGTAATGTTGGCGTTGCCGGTAAACATAAGATCATTTCGCTGAAGAATGGTTACCATGGTGATACTTTTAAGGCAATGGAAGTGAGTGATGACTCTGATTTTTCCAGGGCTTTTTCCGGGGTGTTACACCGGGGATATACGCTGGATATACCTGCGGGTGGATTTGACGCTACGGCGGCACAGATACAGCCGGCGGTAGATGCATTGGCAACCTTGTTGAAGGAAAATGGACCGCATATAGCGGCATTTATTGTAGAGCCTATAGTGCAGTGTGCTGGTGGATTTAATATTTATTCTCCTTTATATCTGAAAGCAGCCCGTGCGCTGTGTAGTCAATACGATGTATTGCTGATCTTTGACGAGGTGGCTACCGGATTTGGGCGTACGGGTACCTTATTTGCAGCGGAACACGCTGGTATAACTCCGGACCTGATGATACTTGGGAAGGCCTTGACGGCCGGTTATCTGGGGCATGCGGCCACACTTGCGACCTCTGAGGTGTACAACAGCTTCCTGGGTGATAGCTATGAACAGGCGCTGATGCATGGACCTACCTTTATGGGTAATGCGCTTGCCTGTTCTATTGCGTTGGAGAGTATCAACATCATCGAAACGGAAAACTACCTGGAAAAGGTCAAAAATATCAACGGATTTATTACCGAAGTCTTTTCAACGATGGTATCTCCTGCTATCGTGGAGAAGAGGATCATAGGCGCTATTGGTGCTATTGAGTTCACGGATGCAGCACTTTTAAATGGCTTCAAATCCTATGCCATGGAAAAGGGGGTATGGTTACGCCCTATTGGGAACATTCTTTATGTCATGCCGCCTTATATCATCAGCGAAGTGGAATTACGGGAAGTGATGCAGGTGATATACGACTGGGTGGCACAGATCAGCGATTAG
- a CDS encoding NAD(P)/FAD-dependent oxidoreductase, with product MTTHKLFDVIIIGGSYAGLAAAMSLGRSLRDVLVIDAGKPCNRQTPHSHNFLTQDGKTPQEIATVARQQVEQYTTIQFYEGTAVEGRKTEKGFEITTQSGDRFESKKLFFATGIVDQMPDIKGFTTCWGISVIHCPYCHGYEFRGQRTAIMANGEKAMHITSLVHNLTKDLTVLTNAKADFTDDQRSKLEQQNIPVIETPVTEIIHENGHVQQVVFSDGQQMNFDAVYAAIPFTQSSDIPEKLGCELTEQGFIKVGPFQQTNIEGVFAGGDNTTPMRSVASSVAAGALAGAAINAERCKEQF from the coding sequence ATGACTACACATAAGCTATTTGATGTAATTATCATCGGTGGTAGCTACGCCGGATTGGCTGCTGCTATGTCACTGGGCCGCTCATTAAGAGACGTATTGGTAATAGACGCAGGAAAACCTTGCAACAGGCAAACACCGCACTCCCACAATTTCCTGACCCAGGATGGTAAAACACCCCAAGAGATCGCTACCGTCGCCAGGCAACAGGTAGAACAATACACGACCATACAATTCTATGAGGGTACAGCCGTAGAGGGCCGGAAGACAGAGAAAGGATTCGAAATTACAACACAGTCCGGAGACCGGTTTGAGAGCAAGAAGTTATTTTTCGCAACCGGCATAGTCGACCAGATGCCCGATATCAAAGGGTTCACCACCTGCTGGGGCATCTCCGTGATTCACTGCCCCTATTGCCACGGTTATGAATTCCGTGGACAGAGAACAGCGATCATGGCCAATGGCGAAAAAGCCATGCACATCACCTCACTGGTACACAACCTCACAAAAGATCTCACCGTCCTGACAAATGCAAAAGCCGACTTCACCGACGACCAACGCAGTAAACTCGAACAACAAAACATTCCCGTCATCGAAACGCCGGTCACCGAGATTATCCATGAGAACGGGCACGTCCAACAGGTCGTTTTCAGCGATGGACAACAGATGAACTTCGATGCCGTTTATGCGGCCATTCCATTTACACAATCCTCTGATATACCCGAAAAATTAGGCTGCGAACTTACAGAACAAGGCTTTATCAAAGTAGGTCCGTTCCAGCAAACCAACATCGAAGGTGTCTTTGCCGGCGGGGATAATACCACCCCCATGCGCTCAGTCGCCAGTTCGGTAGCCGCAGGTGCATTAGCCGGCGCAGCAATAAATGCAGAACGCTGTAAAGAACAATTCTAA